The nucleotide window GTGGCGTTGTAGCCGGCCTTGAGCAGCAGGCTCAGGTTGGTGAAGTCGTTGTTGACCACCTTGCCGTCGTTCCACAGCATGCCGACGTTGATCTCGTTGCCGATCTGGACGCTGTCCGGCGTGGTGCCCTGCGCCTTGAGGCTGTTGCAGACGCCGTACGTGTAGTTGTAGACGTCCGTGGTCAGCGCGGAGATGCCGTGGCTCGACCACGCCGCCGGCTTGTACTGCTTGCCCGGGTCGGCCCAGGTGTCGGAGTAGTGGAAGTCGATGAGCAGCTTGAAGCCCTTGGCCTTGACCGTCTTCGCGTACGCCAGCACCTTGGCCGCGTTGTTGTAGCCGCTGGCCGGGTTGTTCCAGACCCGGAGCCGGATGTAGTTGACCCCGGCGGACTTGAGGATGTCGAGCGGGTCGGCGACGGCGCCCGCGGCCGTGTAGTACTTCGCGCCCAGGTCTACGGCGCGCTGGAGGGTGGAGACGTCGGCGCCGCGCATGGACAGGGTGCTCGCCGCCTGGGCCTGCTGCGGCGGCGCCGCCAGGACGGCTGCGGACAGGACGACCGCGAGGACGCCGGCAAGTTTGCGGAACATACGCCACCACCTGTCAATCGAGGCTGGGAGCGCTCACAGTAGACGGCTACGCAGCGGTAGTAAAGACATGGTAGACGCACTGGGAGCGCTCACAGCATCGCCGCAGCGCATTGACGTGTATCATTCGACTTAGTTGGGGGCTCAAACTAAGGAGGGTCATGAGACGAGTGATCGCGGCCGTGCTGGCCGTCGTCGCCTCGGCGCTGTTCGCGGCGCCCGCCCAGGCGGCGGCCTGGTGGTCGACGGACCGGTGGGGCACCTGGTCCAGCAACGGCTACACGCTCTACAACAACGTCTGGGGCTCGGGCTACGGGCCGCAGACCATCTGGGCCAACTCCGCCTCGAACTGGGGCGTGTGGGCGAACCACCCCAACACCGGCGGCATCAAGTCGTACCCCAACGCGACCCGCTACATCGGCAAGAAGGTCAGCGCGCTCGGCACCACGACGAGCAGCTTCAACGTCACCGTGCCCACCAGCGGCGTCGCGTTCACCACCGCGTACGACATCTGGTCCTCCGACAACGCGCACGAGATCATGCTCTGGATGAACAAGTACGGCGCGGTCGGCCCGCTCGGCAGCCTCCAGACGACCACCTCGGTCGGCGGGCACACCTGGGCGATCTACCGCGGCTCGAACGGCGCCAACCAGGTCTACTCGTTCGTGCGGACCGGCAACACCAGCGCCGGCACCGTCGACATCAGGGCGATCGCACAGTGGATCCGGGCCAGGGGCTGGTTCGGCGACGTGACCATCGGCAACGTCCAGCTGGGTTACGAGATCACCTCGGCGTCCGGCGGCCGGGACTTCATCACCAACTCGTTCTCGGTCACCGGGTGAAGGCCGGCGCCGCGGTCAGCTACTCCTGGATGACCGCGGCGCCCCCGGCCGCGATCCGGACCGCGCCGGACACGGCCTTCCCGCTCAGCAGCTCCACCCCGGCGGCCCGCACCTCGTGGTCCTCCCCCGTGTGGTTCAGCAGGAACAGCCAGGACCGGTCGCCGACGCGACGCCGGACCGCCTCCACGCCCGGCGGCGCGCCCTCGCATTCCGGGCCGACCCCGGCCTCGGCCGCGACGGCACCGAGCAGGCCGCCGTAGCGATCCGCCGGCAGCCGGGTCGAGACGTACCAAGCCGCCCCGTCGCCGACGGCGTGCCGGGTGACCGCGGGCCGGCCGTCGAGGACGCCGCCGGCATAGCGGACGACGGCGGTCGCCCCGGCGAGCCGCATGGTCTCGCTCCACAACTCACCCGAGCCCGAGCAGAGCCCGGCCCGTTCGTCCGGGCCGAGCGGATGGAACTCCTCCACCCGTACCCCGAGCAGGTCCCGCAGCGCGCCGGGGTAACCGCCGGTGCGGATCCGGCCGTACTCGTCGGCGACGCCGCTGAGGAACGTCGCGACCAGGCGGCCGCCCGCGGCCACCCAGGACCGCAGCGCCCCGGCCTGGTCGTCGGACATCAGGTAGTGCCCCGGCAGCACGATCATCGCGTACGCGGAGAGCTCGCCGAGCGTCCCGATCACGTCCGCGACGATGCCCCGCCGCCACAGGGCGCGGTGCGCGTGCCGGGCCTCGTCGAGGTGGTCGAGGCGCCGGGAGGGCAGCCCGGGCGCCTGCAACGCCCACGCCGACGGCTCGTCGTAGGCGACCGCCGCCCTGGCCCGCACCGCGCCCTCGGCCGACGCGGCGATCCGTTCGAGCTGCCCGCCCAGCTCGACGGCCTCGCGGAAGACCCGGCTGTCCGGCCCGGCGTGCGGCACCAGCGCGGAGTGGAAGAGCTCGGCGCCGCCGCGCGGCGCCCGCCACTGGAAGAACAGCGCACCGGCGGAGCCCCGGGCGACCGCCGCGAGGCTCTGCCGCGCCATCCGCCCCGGCTCCTTGGTGTGCATCCGGTCGGCGGCGTAGATCAGGTTCGGCGCCGTCTCCATCAGCAGCCAGTCCGGCCGGCCGGGGCTGTGCCGGGCCCAGCCGCGGGCCAGGTCCGCGGCGAACGCCGCCTCCTCCTCCGCGCCGATCCCCGGGTCGCCGGGGTAGTGGTCGATGGCGACCAGGTCCACCTCGCGCGCCCACCGGGCGTGGTCGACCGGCACCCACCCGCCGAGCACGAAGTTCGTGGTGACCGGCACGCCGGGCGTCGCGGCCCGCAGGATGTCGCGCTGCGCGGTGTACGCCGCGAGCAGTTCGTCGGAGGTGAACCGGCGGAAGTCCAGGACCTGCGCGGGGTTCGGCAGGTAGCGGGTCGCGCGGGGCGGCTGGATCTGCGCCCAGTCGCCGTAGTGCTGGCTCCAGAACGCGGTGGTCCAGGCGTCGTTGAGCGCGTCGAGGTCGCCGTAGCGCGCCCGCAGCCAGCACCGGAACGCCTCGGCGGCCAGGTCGCAGTGGCAGGTGGAGCTGTACTCGTTGTGCACGTGCCACATCGCGAGGGCGGGATGGCCCCGGTAGCGCCCGGCGAGCGCGGTCGCGATCGCCACGGCGGCCTCGCGGTACGCGGGCGCGCTGGCGCAGTAGGTGTCGCGGCTGCCGTGGCTGAGCCGGACGCCGTTCTGGTCGACGGGCAGGGCCTCGGGGTGCGCCAGGCCGAACCACGGCGGCGGCGACGCGGTCGGGGTGGCCAGGGCGACCGAGATCCCGTTGCCCGCCAGGCGGTCGAGCACCTTGTCGAGCCAGCCGAACTCGTACCGCCCGGGTGCGGGTTCCAGCCTGGACCAGGCGAACACCCCGACGGTGGCCAGGTTCACCCCGGCCAGGCGCATCAGCTCGACGTCCTCCGCCAGCACCTCCTCGGGCCACTGCTCCGGGTTGTAGTCACCGCCGTACAGCAGCCGCGGCATCCCGCTCCCTTGTAGTTAGTTTGGAATCCAGCCAAACTAGGGCCGGTGCGGGACGCTGTCAATTGGGAACACGCGCTGGTGACCGGCAACGGCCGGCAGGGCGCGCTCTGCTGGGGCGGCCGGGAGGCGATCCGGCTGACCGTCTCGCACGAGCGCCTGTTCCTGCCGGTGGGTCCGCGCCTGGACGCGCCGGACACCGCCGCGATCCTCCCCCGCCTGCGCGGGCTGCTCGCCGCGGGCCGCTACGCCGCGGCGGCCGAGGCGGTCTGCGCGCACGCGGCGGCGGCCGAGCCCGCGTACGCGGAGACGGTCTGGATCGATCCCCTGGTCGGCGCCGCGACGCTGACCGTGCGGCCGGAGCGGCCGGGCGCCGGCTCGTGGAGCGTCGAGCTCGGCTCCGGGCTGGTCGAGTACCGCTGGGCGGGCGGCCACCTGCGGGTCTTCGCCTCGCGAGCGTCGGACGCGATCCTGGTCGCGCTGTCGGCGCCGGGCGGCTTCCGCGGCACCCTGGACCTGTCCCTGATCGAGAGCACGCCGCCGATCCCGGTGACCGGCCGCGTCGCGACCGGACCGACGCTGAACGTCGATTTCGGCGCGGCGCCGGGTTACCGCGTACGCTGCCGGGTGCTCTCCGGCGACGTCGACGGGTGCGAGGTGCGCTCCGACGCGGTGCTCGCCATTCGCACCCTGCTGCCCGGCGACGCCGATCCCGCCGTACCGGATGAGGATTTCGAGGCCCTGCTCGCCGCGCACCGGGACCTCCACGGCGAGCTGATGGGCCGGGTGCGCCTGGATCTGGGCGCCGGCCGCGCCGCGCGGGCGGCGCCCACCGCGCGGCTGCTGGCCGCGCCGGTCGGGCCGGCGCTCGTCGAGCGGCTGTTCGACGCCGGCCGGTACGCGATAATCAGCAGCACCGGCGACCTGCCGCCGACCCTCCAGGGTGTGTGGAGCGGCACCTGGACGCCGCCCTGGTCCAGCGGATACACCCTGGACGGCAACCTGCCGGCCGCGGTCGCCGCGCTGCTGCCCACCGGAACGCCGGAGCTGCTGCTGCCGGTCTTCGACCTGCTCGAGTCCGTCCGCGACGACCTGCGCCACAACGCCCGCCGGCTCTACGGCGCCCGGGGCCTGCTGACCCCGCTGCACCTGTCGACGCACGGGCGGCAGAACCACTTCGGCCCGGTGTGGTGCCAGACGTTCTGGACCGCCGGTGCGGCCTGGATGAGCCGGCTCTACGTCGACTACTGGCGCTACACCGGCGACCGCGACTTCCTGCGGGAGCGGGCATTGCCGTTCCTGCGCGAGTCCGCGGAGTTCTACCTCGACTTCGCGCAGATCCGC belongs to Amorphoplanes digitatis and includes:
- a CDS encoding glycoside hydrolase family 53 protein, which codes for MFRKLAGVLAVVLSAAVLAAPPQQAQAASTLSMRGADVSTLQRAVDLGAKYYTAAGAVADPLDILKSAGVNYIRLRVWNNPASGYNNAAKVLAYAKTVKAKGFKLLIDFHYSDTWADPGKQYKPAAWSSHGISALTTDVYNYTYGVCNSLKAQGTTPDSVQIGNEINVGMLWNDGKVVNNDFTNLSLLLKAGYNATKACNSGTQVIIHTANSDSDAHARWFYDGIRAKGVVWDVTALSYYCNWHGTMANMTSVVADMISRYGKPTILAETAAPFTLNNADGTGNSINTACSGYAATWAGQGAAFTAVQNAAKAGGAIGVFYWEPTWTAVPGNGWDPANIASSGDGWDNMAVFNWTNVFNGAVKWIS
- a CDS encoding GH12 family glycosyl hydrolase domain-containing protein, producing the protein MRRVIAAVLAVVASALFAAPAQAAAWWSTDRWGTWSSNGYTLYNNVWGSGYGPQTIWANSASNWGVWANHPNTGGIKSYPNATRYIGKKVSALGTTTSSFNVTVPTSGVAFTTAYDIWSSDNAHEIMLWMNKYGAVGPLGSLQTTTSVGGHTWAIYRGSNGANQVYSFVRTGNTSAGTVDIRAIAQWIRARGWFGDVTIGNVQLGYEITSASGGRDFITNSFSVTG
- a CDS encoding beta-galactosidase, with product MPRLLYGGDYNPEQWPEEVLAEDVELMRLAGVNLATVGVFAWSRLEPAPGRYEFGWLDKVLDRLAGNGISVALATPTASPPPWFGLAHPEALPVDQNGVRLSHGSRDTYCASAPAYREAAVAIATALAGRYRGHPALAMWHVHNEYSSTCHCDLAAEAFRCWLRARYGDLDALNDAWTTAFWSQHYGDWAQIQPPRATRYLPNPAQVLDFRRFTSDELLAAYTAQRDILRAATPGVPVTTNFVLGGWVPVDHARWAREVDLVAIDHYPGDPGIGAEEEAAFAADLARGWARHSPGRPDWLLMETAPNLIYAADRMHTKEPGRMARQSLAAVARGSAGALFFQWRAPRGGAELFHSALVPHAGPDSRVFREAVELGGQLERIAASAEGAVRARAAVAYDEPSAWALQAPGLPSRRLDHLDEARHAHRALWRRGIVADVIGTLGELSAYAMIVLPGHYLMSDDQAGALRSWVAAGGRLVATFLSGVADEYGRIRTGGYPGALRDLLGVRVEEFHPLGPDERAGLCSGSGELWSETMRLAGATAVVRYAGGVLDGRPAVTRHAVGDGAAWYVSTRLPADRYGGLLGAVAAEAGVGPECEGAPPGVEAVRRRVGDRSWLFLLNHTGEDHEVRAAGVELLSGKAVSGAVRIAAGGAAVIQE
- a CDS encoding glycosyl hydrolase family 95 catalytic domain-containing protein, which gives rise to MRDAVNWEHALVTGNGRQGALCWGGREAIRLTVSHERLFLPVGPRLDAPDTAAILPRLRGLLAAGRYAAAAEAVCAHAAAAEPAYAETVWIDPLVGAATLTVRPERPGAGSWSVELGSGLVEYRWAGGHLRVFASRASDAILVALSAPGGFRGTLDLSLIESTPPIPVTGRVATGPTLNVDFGAAPGYRVRCRVLSGDVDGCEVRSDAVLAIRTLLPGDADPAVPDEDFEALLAAHRDLHGELMGRVRLDLGAGRAARAAPTARLLAAPVGPALVERLFDAGRYAIISSTGDLPPTLQGVWSGTWTPPWSSGYTLDGNLPAAVAALLPTGTPELLLPVFDLLESVRDDLRHNARRLYGARGLLTPLHLSTHGRQNHFGPVWCQTFWTAGAAWMSRLYVDYWRYTGDRDFLRERALPFLRESAEFYLDFAQIRDGVATFSPSYSPENAPAATGSQACVDATMDVAVVRDLLTNLLRIADELNLADPDAPRWRGLLGALPGYRVADGLLAEWCHPDLDDQPAHRHASHLWPLWYEPDPLITGDPRLRAAAMATVRSRLAWWLGAEADEMAYGLAQLGLAAAALGMAEEAYATVERMAGRYWRPSLVPTHNRDAIFNVDIAGGLPAVVAAMLLRSAHGRLDLLPALPARWPAGRVTGLAARGAVRVAELRWAPGRAQAVLTARHDVRLTVGAPPGMLIDGAPSCPVALTAGRPHRVLAVSP